The DNA region CTTTTCCCCCTGGGGGGTGAGTACGGCCCCGCCGCCGTTTTTGCCGCCAGCGGAGGAATAGAGCAGCTTATAGCCCAGGGCATTCTCCGCGGTGCGCAGCACGGTCCAGGCCTTGGAGTAGGCCATGTTCATGGAGTTGGCTGCCGCCCGGAGAGAGTGGAGCTCCCGGACCCGGTGCAGCAGCTGTGCGATCCCCGGCCCGAATACCTTATTCTCGTCCTGATAAATACGGACGCTCATTTTGAAAATCATCGAATCCTTCATAATCAAAAAACCTGTCATTGCGAGACCGGCGCACACGCCGGTCGTGGCAATCCGCATCCCCCGTCCCCAAGGCCCCCTTACCTAAAGGACACGAAGCACCGAAGGGTTGCGCCCAGCACTCCTTGTAAGCTATTTTTTATTTTATCAATTCTCCCGAAAAAGTCAATGGAAGGGGTCTTAAAATCCAAAATAGTTTTGCCCCCGGAGGGACGATTATGCAGAAGTCATAATTTTTGTTAGGTTATCTAAATTTTTTTGTAAAAATAGTGGAGATAAACAGTGGATTCTTTTATTTTTCTATGTTATAATACAAATATTAAAATGGTGGGACAATGCTTATTCCGGCGGAATCCTATATTATTTTATATATGAAAAGGAGACATTATTATGGCCATTGATCTGAGCAAATACGGCATTCTCGGTACCACTGAGATCGTCTACAACCCTTCCTACGACACTCTGTTCGCAGAGGAGACCAAGGCAGAGCTGACAGGTTATGAGGTCGGCCAGGTCACGGAGCTGGGCGCGGTAAATGTGATGACCGGCATTTACACCGGTCGCTCTCCCAAGGACAAGTATATTGTCATGGATAAAAACTCCAAGGACACCGTTTGGTGGACCAGCGAGGGCTATAAAAACGATAACCATCCCATGAGCGAGGATGTATGGGCTCAGGTGAAGAAGCTGGCCGTCAGCGAGCTGTGCAACAAGCGCCTGTTCGTGGTGGATGCCTTCTGCGGCGCCAACAAGGACACCCGCATGGCCGTGCGCTTCATCGTAGAGGTGGCCTGGCAGGCACACTTCATTAAGAATATGTTCATCCAGCCCTCCCAGGAGGAGCTGGAGAGCTTCGAGCCTGACTTCGTGGTGTATAACGCCTCTAAGGCCAAGGTAGAAAACTTTAAGGAGCTGGGCCTCAACTCCGAGACCTGCGTGGCCTTCAACATCACCTCCCGGGAGCAGGTCATCATCAATACCTGGTACGGCGGCGAAATGAAGAAGGGCATGTTCTCCATGATGAACTATTACCTGCCTCTCAAGGGTATTGCCGCCATGCACTGCTCTGCCAACACCGACATGAACGGTGAAAATACCGCCGTTTTCTTCGGCCTGTCCGGTACCGGCAAGACCACCCTGTCCACCGACCCCAAGCGTCTGCTTATCGGTGACGATGAGCACGGCTGGGACGATAACGGCGTCTTTAACTTCGAGGGCGGCTGCTATGCCAAGGTCATCAACCTGGACAAGGAATCCGAGCCCGACATCTATAACGCCATCCGCCGGGACGCTCTGCTGGAGAATGTCACCGTGGACAAGGACGGCAAGATCGACTTCAGCGACAAGTCTGTCACCGAGAATACCCGTGTCAGCTATCCCATTGATCATATTGATAAAATCGTGCGCCCGGTCTCTGCGGCGCCCGCTGCCAAGAATGTGATCTTCCTGTCCGCCGATGCCTTCGGTGTGCTGCCTCCCGTTTCCATCCTGACTCCGGAGCAGACCCAGTATTACTTCCTCTCCGGCTTCACCGCCAAGCTGGCCGGCACCGAGCGGGGCATCACCGAGCCCACCCCCACTTTCTCCGCCTGCTTCGGTCAGGCCTTCCTGGAGCTGCATCCCACCAAGTACGCCGAGGAGCTGGTCAAGCGCATGAAGATGAGCGGTGCCAAGGCCTATCTGGTGAATACCGGCTGGAACGGTACCGGCAAGCGTATTTCCATCAAGGATACCCGCGGCATCATTGACGCCATCCTCAGCGGCGCCATCAACGAGGCCCCCACCAAGACCATTCCCCACTTCCATTTCCAGGTGCCCACGGCTCTGCCCGGTGTGGACCCTGCCATTCTGGATCCCCGCGACACCTATGCCGATGCCTCCCAGTGGGAGGAGAAGGCCAAGGATCTGGCCGGCCGCTTCGTGAAGAACTTCGCCAAGTACGAGTCCAACGAGCACGGCAAGGCCCTGGTGGCCGCCG from Vescimonas fastidiosa includes:
- a CDS encoding winged helix-turn-helix domain-containing protein — protein: MKDSMIFKMSVRIYQDENKVFGPGIAQLLHRVRELHSLRAAANSMNMAYSKAWTVLRTAENALGYKLLYSSAGGKNGGGAVLTPQGEKLLEQYDEFCRRMQAYGQTQFTQLFSADELSCDE
- the pckA gene encoding phosphoenolpyruvate carboxykinase (ATP) yields the protein MMAIDLSKYGILGTTEIVYNPSYDTLFAEETKAELTGYEVGQVTELGAVNVMTGIYTGRSPKDKYIVMDKNSKDTVWWTSEGYKNDNHPMSEDVWAQVKKLAVSELCNKRLFVVDAFCGANKDTRMAVRFIVEVAWQAHFIKNMFIQPSQEELESFEPDFVVYNASKAKVENFKELGLNSETCVAFNITSREQVIINTWYGGEMKKGMFSMMNYYLPLKGIAAMHCSANTDMNGENTAVFFGLSGTGKTTLSTDPKRLLIGDDEHGWDDNGVFNFEGGCYAKVINLDKESEPDIYNAIRRDALLENVTVDKDGKIDFSDKSVTENTRVSYPIDHIDKIVRPVSAAPAAKNVIFLSADAFGVLPPVSILTPEQTQYYFLSGFTAKLAGTERGITEPTPTFSACFGQAFLELHPTKYAEELVKRMKMSGAKAYLVNTGWNGTGKRISIKDTRGIIDAILSGAINEAPTKTIPHFHFQVPTALPGVDPAILDPRDTYADASQWEEKAKDLAGRFVKNFAKYESNEHGKALVAAGPKA